In a genomic window of Paracoccaceae bacterium:
- a CDS encoding adenine phosphoribosyltransferase: protein MKTVQDYIRTIVDFPHEGIMFRDVTTLFADPRGFRMAIDQMLHPYAGLEIDKVVGLEARGFILGGAIAHQLSVGFVPIRKKGKLPGTTISQEYTLEYGEAIVEIHDDAIQPGEKILVVDDLLATGGTAEAGIKLIERLGGKIVSTAFIIDLPDLGGRAKLEALGMEVHALCAFEGL from the coding sequence ATGAAAACTGTTCAGGATTATATTCGTACCATCGTCGACTTTCCCCATGAGGGAATCATGTTTCGCGATGTGACAACCCTTTTTGCCGACCCACGCGGGTTTCGTATGGCCATCGACCAGATGTTGCACCCCTATGCGGGGCTGGAGATTGACAAGGTGGTCGGGCTTGAAGCGCGGGGTTTCATCCTTGGCGGCGCCATTGCACATCAGTTGTCCGTTGGCTTTGTGCCCATCCGAAAAAAAGGGAAGCTACCGGGGACAACCATTTCACAGGAGTATACCCTCGAATATGGTGAGGCCATTGTCGAGATACATGATGATGCCATCCAGCCGGGCGAAAAAATCCTTGTGGTGGATGACCTATTGGCCACCGGCGGGACCGCTGAGGCTGGCATAAAACTGATAGAGCGGCTTGGTGGCAAGATTGTTTCCACCGCCTTTATCATCGACTTGCCCGACCTCGGGGGGCGGGCCAAGCTTGAGGCTCTGGGCATGGAGGTCCACGCCCTCTGTGCTTTTGAGGGGCTTTGA
- a CDS encoding FAD-binding oxidoreductase: MSLNSADPAFAALLHEQLPEGSVSETEPRHLEEPRGRWQGRNSLLVRPASTDEVARVIQLASRNSVGVIPYGGGTGLVGGQVSPEGPLPLILSLERMNAVRSVHSEENVLICEAGAVLADIQSAAEDVDRLFPLSLASEGSARIGGNLATNAGGTAVLRYGNARDLCLGLEAVLPDGQIWHGLKRLRKDNTGYDLRHLLIGSEGTLGVITAAALKLSPRPASTGTAIFVVPSPEAALSLLALARDHLGELVSGFELINGQGLHFLRDVLPEVRQPFTRPPDWSVLIEVGLVQGMEAQTALEQVFEVAASKGLALDGVIAQSAQQSEDFWSVREHIPEANKRIGAIISSDVSVPLSRIPEFISVGHQLIAQVGAFRVNCFGHVGDGNLHYNVFPVSGDEASNHKDKREALQRIVHDLADRLGGSVSAEHGIGRLKVDDLQRYGDPAKLAAMRAIKAALDPQGIMNPGAVLSG; the protein is encoded by the coding sequence ATGAGTTTGAATTCCGCCGACCCCGCCTTTGCCGCCCTGCTTCATGAACAATTGCCCGAAGGGTCAGTAAGTGAGACGGAACCACGCCACCTGGAAGAACCGCGCGGGCGATGGCAGGGGCGCAACAGCCTGCTGGTCCGCCCCGCGTCAACTGACGAGGTTGCGCGGGTTATACAGCTTGCATCTCGAAACAGCGTCGGGGTTATTCCTTATGGAGGTGGGACAGGTCTGGTTGGCGGGCAGGTTTCACCTGAGGGGCCACTGCCTCTGATCCTGTCGTTGGAACGCATGAATGCAGTCCGAAGCGTGCATTCGGAAGAGAACGTGCTGATCTGTGAGGCGGGCGCGGTCCTGGCAGATATTCAAAGCGCCGCTGAGGACGTCGATCGTTTGTTCCCCCTTTCGCTTGCTTCGGAGGGCTCCGCCCGCATAGGCGGCAATCTTGCAACAAACGCGGGTGGCACTGCGGTGCTACGCTATGGGAATGCCCGTGATCTGTGTCTGGGATTGGAGGCTGTCCTGCCGGATGGGCAAATCTGGCATGGGCTCAAACGCCTGCGCAAGGATAATACAGGCTATGATCTGCGCCATCTTTTGATCGGTTCGGAAGGTACGCTGGGCGTGATCACTGCCGCAGCGCTGAAGCTGAGCCCGCGTCCCGCCAGCACGGGAACCGCGATATTCGTGGTCCCATCCCCGGAGGCGGCCTTGTCTTTGCTGGCTTTGGCACGCGATCATCTTGGCGAATTGGTCAGCGGCTTTGAGCTGATCAATGGTCAGGGCCTTCATTTCCTGCGCGATGTCCTGCCAGAGGTGCGCCAACCTTTTACAAGGCCGCCGGACTGGTCGGTCTTGATCGAGGTGGGACTGGTGCAGGGCATGGAGGCGCAAACCGCCTTGGAACAGGTGTTTGAGGTCGCCGCCAGCAAGGGTCTGGCGCTGGATGGCGTGATCGCGCAAAGCGCACAACAATCTGAGGATTTCTGGTCGGTGCGTGAACACATACCAGAGGCGAACAAACGCATTGGTGCCATCATTTCCAGCGATGTTTCCGTCCCATTGAGCCGCATTCCGGAGTTCATTTCAGTGGGTCATCAATTGATTGCTCAGGTCGGTGCGTTCCGTGTGAACTGCTTTGGCCATGTCGGGGACGGCAACCTGCACTATAATGTATTCCCGGTGAGCGGCGACGAGGCGTCCAACCACAAGGACAAGCGCGAAGCGCTTCAGCGCATTGTGCATGATCTGGCGGATCGTCTGGGCGGTTCGGTAAGCGCGGAGCACGGTATCGGACGTCTCAAAGTGGACGATTTGCAACGCTATGGCGATCCGGCCAAACTTGCAGCGATGCGCGCTATCAAAGCGGCGCTCGACCCGCAGGGCATCATGAACCCCGGCGCGGTTCTGAGCGGGTAA
- a CDS encoding MBL fold metallo-hydrolase yields MVIRLIVAFMLMAQGAMAQERTPSHCVALADAAPGLEYIVPASLGPVASETVRIHYIAHASFLIRSHGGLNMVTDFTGFTGSAPVIPDVVTMNHAHDTHWTANPDPAIEHVLPGWGPFGEGITHRLDLGEVLIRNVSTDIRSQFSGIEEKGNSIFVFEMAGLCIGHLGHLHHEPDAEQYAALGRLDVVMAPVDGGYTLDLPTMVRVLKRLRSSVVIPMHWFSLFALDDFLSGMSDEFAVVEVGGPSLEISLDRLPGRPTIMVLRPAWLSEP; encoded by the coding sequence ATGGTGATCCGTTTGATTGTTGCATTCATGCTTATGGCACAGGGGGCCATGGCACAGGAGCGCACGCCCAGTCATTGCGTTGCATTGGCCGACGCGGCTCCGGGACTTGAATATATCGTCCCCGCAAGCCTTGGACCCGTCGCTTCAGAAACGGTGCGGATCCACTATATCGCTCATGCGAGTTTCCTAATCCGAAGCCATGGTGGCTTGAACATGGTCACTGATTTCACAGGGTTCACCGGGTCCGCACCGGTGATTCCGGATGTTGTCACAATGAACCATGCGCATGACACGCATTGGACGGCCAACCCTGATCCTGCGATTGAACATGTGCTGCCCGGATGGGGGCCCTTCGGCGAAGGGATCACACATCGGTTGGATCTTGGGGAAGTTCTGATCCGCAACGTCTCTACTGACATCCGGTCGCAGTTTTCGGGCATCGAGGAAAAGGGCAATTCGATCTTTGTGTTTGAAATGGCGGGGCTGTGCATTGGCCATCTGGGGCATTTGCATCACGAACCGGATGCCGAGCAATATGCGGCACTTGGGAGGCTCGACGTGGTCATGGCCCCTGTTGATGGAGGCTACACGCTTGATCTGCCGACGATGGTGCGGGTGCTGAAACGCCTGCGATCTTCTGTGGTGATTCCCATGCACTGGTTTTCGCTCTTTGCGCTGGATGATTTCTTATCCGGCATGTCAGATGAATTTGCTGTGGTTGAAGTGGGCGGACCATCGCTTGAAATTTCACTGGATCGCCTGCCGGGACGTCCGACCATCATGGTTTTGCGTCCGGCCTGGTTGTCCGAGCCATAG
- a CDS encoding GNAT family protein — translation MLRGLRKLRIETQRMTLRQPIHSDFRPWTALRAESKEYLTSWEPSWAKDHLTRKAFTNRVYWAQRSVSAGTAMPLFLIRRQDNALLGAITLDNIRRGPAQSGTLGYWTGEPFARQGYMREAITALVHHAFTQLDLSRIEAACLPENAASRGLLETSGFKYEGVAQSYLQIDGRWRTHVLYAALRGDRRGKTGAG, via the coding sequence ATGCTGCGGGGATTACGCAAACTGCGGATCGAAACGCAGCGTATGACGCTACGCCAACCCATTCATTCTGATTTTCGGCCCTGGACGGCCCTGCGCGCAGAAAGCAAGGAATACCTCACCTCCTGGGAACCTAGCTGGGCCAAAGATCATCTGACCCGAAAGGCCTTCACAAATCGCGTCTATTGGGCGCAGAGATCGGTGTCCGCTGGTACCGCGATGCCGCTCTTTCTCATCCGTCGGCAGGATAACGCGCTTTTGGGTGCCATTACGCTGGACAACATTCGACGCGGGCCTGCGCAATCTGGCACTCTTGGTTATTGGACCGGGGAACCCTTTGCGCGGCAAGGATATATGCGCGAGGCAATCACCGCCCTTGTTCACCACGCATTTACGCAATTGGATCTCAGCCGGATCGAAGCCGCATGCCTTCCGGAAAATGCTGCATCGCGCGGGTTGTTGGAAACATCTGGATTTAAATACGAAGGGGTGGCGCAAAGCTATCTGCAAATTGACGGACGCTGGCGCACCCATGTTCTGTATGCAGCCCTGCGCGGAGACCGACGCGGCAAAACCGGCGCGGGTTAG
- a CDS encoding pitrilysin family protein translates to MTLNQHRLPNGFRIVTEEMPGLASASIGVWVTAGARHETPKQNGIAHFLEHMAFKGTKRRTALQIAESIEDVGGYINAYTSREVTAYYARVLQNDVPLALDVIADILLNPTLENSEIEVERGVILQEIGQALDTPDDVIFDWLQEEAYPDHPMGRTILGPTERVANFSRKDLQGFIKQHYGPEQMILSAAGAVDHDAIVKLAETLFGDMTPTPAFDVDAARFLGGEKRQNKELEQAHFALAFESPGYREDEIYTAQIYASALGGGMSSRLFQEIRENRGLCYSIFAQAGAYADTGMTTIYAGTSAEQLPQLAEITIDEMKRAAEDMSPAEVARARAQMKAGLLMGLESPSNRAERLARLVQIWDRVPPLEETVAMIDAVTTGDVREFAQSMASASPAALALYGPIDAAPSLAALQERRAA, encoded by the coding sequence GTGACACTTAATCAACACCGCCTGCCAAATGGCTTCCGCATCGTAACAGAAGAAATGCCCGGACTGGCTTCGGCCTCTATCGGGGTCTGGGTCACCGCCGGGGCGCGCCATGAAACGCCCAAGCAAAACGGCATTGCGCATTTCCTCGAACATATGGCGTTCAAAGGTACGAAACGCCGCACGGCTTTGCAGATCGCTGAAAGCATCGAGGATGTGGGAGGCTACATCAACGCCTATACCAGTCGTGAGGTCACGGCATATTACGCGCGCGTGTTGCAAAATGACGTGCCACTGGCGCTGGATGTGATTGCGGATATTCTGTTGAATCCGACGCTGGAAAATTCTGAAATCGAGGTCGAGCGCGGCGTGATTTTGCAAGAGATCGGTCAGGCGCTCGACACGCCTGATGATGTGATTTTCGACTGGCTGCAAGAAGAGGCCTACCCGGACCACCCCATGGGGCGCACCATATTGGGCCCGACCGAACGTGTGGCCAATTTCAGCCGCAAAGACCTGCAGGGCTTCATCAAACAGCACTATGGTCCGGAACAGATGATCCTGTCTGCGGCGGGGGCCGTAGATCATGATGCGATCGTCAAACTGGCTGAGACTCTGTTTGGGGATATGACACCTACGCCTGCGTTTGACGTGGATGCAGCCCGGTTTCTCGGCGGCGAAAAGCGCCAGAACAAGGAATTGGAACAGGCGCATTTCGCCTTGGCATTTGAGAGCCCGGGTTACCGTGAAGATGAGATCTACACCGCTCAGATTTACGCATCGGCCTTGGGTGGTGGGATGTCGAGCCGGTTGTTTCAGGAGATCCGGGAAAACCGCGGGCTGTGCTATTCGATCTTTGCGCAAGCCGGGGCCTATGCAGACACCGGCATGACCACGATCTATGCGGGCACATCCGCCGAACAGCTGCCGCAACTGGCGGAAATCACCATTGATGAAATGAAACGTGCCGCTGAAGATATGTCGCCCGCCGAAGTGGCGCGCGCGCGCGCGCAGATGAAGGCCGGACTGTTGATGGGTCTGGAAAGCCCCTCCAATCGTGCGGAACGTTTGGCGCGATTGGTTCAGATCTGGGATCGGGTACCGCCCTTGGAGGAAACCGTGGCGATGATTGACGCAGTGACCACCGGGGATGTGCGTGAATTTGCACAAAGCATGGCCTCGGCGTCACCCGCGGCCTTGGCGTTGTACGGTCCAATTGATGCAGCCCCCAGTCTGGCTGCATTGCAGGAGCGTCGAGCGGCTTGA
- the thrC gene encoding threonine synthase yields MRYISTRGTAPVLNFEEAMLTGLARDGGLYVPETIPQMPLADIAALEGLTYEATAYRVMRPFVGDVFSDNEFGDIIDRAYAGFGHAARAPLVQLDQGHFLLELFHGPTLAFKDFAMQLIGQMFQTALGRKGERVTIVGATSGDTGSAAIEAFRGLENVDVFILYPHGRISEVQRRQMTTPIEPNVHALAMDGDFDDCQARLKDMFNDFEFRDGVRLAGVNSINWGRVLAQVVYYFSAAVAVGAPHRPVSFTVPTGNFGDIFAGYIAKRMGLPIDKLVVATNQNDILHRCLSGQGYHKGTTVPSISPSMDIQVSSNFERALFDAYDRDSNAIVQLMDELKAGGFDVSQGAMQVLQSHYMSGRASEAETMATIASALKSSGELLCPHSAIGVKVAEEMRVTGTPMITLATAHPAKFPDAVEKASGQHPPLPPRMGDLYERPERVSRVPNDLAALTGHIKRHRTA; encoded by the coding sequence ATGCGTTATATCTCCACCCGAGGCACCGCGCCCGTTCTGAACTTTGAAGAGGCGATGCTGACAGGGCTTGCCCGTGACGGCGGGCTTTACGTGCCTGAAACGATCCCGCAAATGCCACTTGCCGATATTGCCGCCCTGGAGGGGTTAACCTACGAGGCAACTGCTTATCGCGTGATGCGCCCCTTTGTGGGGGATGTTTTCAGCGACAATGAGTTTGGGGATATCATTGATCGCGCCTACGCCGGATTTGGCCATGCTGCGCGTGCGCCGCTGGTGCAACTGGACCAGGGGCATTTCCTGCTGGAATTGTTCCATGGGCCGACGCTGGCGTTCAAGGATTTCGCCATGCAGTTGATCGGGCAGATGTTTCAGACCGCGTTGGGCCGCAAGGGCGAACGCGTCACTATTGTGGGCGCCACGTCGGGTGATACCGGGTCCGCCGCCATCGAGGCCTTTCGCGGGCTAGAGAACGTAGATGTGTTTATTCTCTATCCACATGGGCGGATTTCCGAGGTGCAGCGCCGCCAGATGACCACACCGATTGAACCTAATGTACACGCCTTGGCGATGGACGGTGATTTTGACGATTGTCAGGCGCGGCTGAAGGATATGTTCAACGATTTTGAATTCCGCGATGGTGTGCGGCTCGCTGGCGTAAATTCGATCAACTGGGGCCGGGTGCTGGCGCAGGTGGTCTATTACTTCTCTGCTGCCGTGGCCGTAGGCGCGCCGCACCGCCCGGTAAGTTTCACCGTTCCCACCGGCAATTTTGGAGACATCTTTGCCGGTTACATCGCCAAGCGTATGGGGCTGCCGATCGACAAGCTGGTGGTGGCGACAAACCAGAACGACATCCTGCACCGATGTCTGAGCGGGCAGGGGTACCACAAAGGCACTACTGTCCCCTCCATCAGCCCCTCGATGGACATCCAGGTCAGTTCAAATTTTGAACGCGCGCTTTTTGACGCTTATGATCGGGACAGCAACGCCATTGTCCAATTGATGGACGAACTCAAGGCAGGCGGCTTTGACGTCAGTCAGGGCGCAATGCAGGTGCTGCAGTCGCACTATATGTCCGGGCGCGCCTCTGAAGCCGAAACAATGGCGACCATTGCGTCTGCTTTGAAATCCAGCGGTGAATTGCTCTGCCCGCATTCCGCCATTGGCGTCAAAGTGGCCGAGGAGATGCGCGTCACCGGGACCCCAATGATCACGCTGGCAACGGCCCATCCGGCGAAATTCCCGGACGCGGTTGAAAAAGCCAGCGGACAACACCCCCCCTTGCCCCCGCGCATGGGCGACCTGTATGAACGCCCAGAACGGGTGAGCCGGGTGCCAAATGATCTGGCAGCCCTCACCGGGCATATCAAAAGGCATCGAACTGCGTGA
- a CDS encoding SURF1 family protein yields the protein MRRLAFLLTFGLGGAAILISLGIWQVQRLAWKEAVITDIDARIEAEPVALPQPLDMQRDAYLPVAVTGVLGASYLRVLVSKKQTGAGYRIIRPMLREQGNIMIDMGFVSVADADALKFEEGPPLTIVGNLQWPQETDGFTPAPDLGDNIWFARDVAAMAEALKTDPVLVVRRDAPQLGGPLTPMPVDTSLIPNDHLQYAITWFSLSAIWLAMTAIFLRRNSGTNKS from the coding sequence ATGCGCCGACTGGCCTTTCTTTTGACATTCGGATTGGGCGGGGCGGCCATCCTGATCAGCCTTGGCATCTGGCAGGTCCAGCGGTTGGCGTGGAAAGAAGCGGTCATCACAGACATTGATGCGCGTATTGAGGCAGAACCTGTCGCGCTGCCACAACCGCTTGATATGCAGCGTGATGCCTATCTCCCTGTCGCTGTAACGGGCGTCCTGGGCGCAAGCTACTTGCGGGTGTTGGTCTCAAAAAAACAAACCGGTGCAGGCTACCGGATCATCCGCCCTATGCTGCGCGAACAGGGAAACATCATGATCGACATGGGGTTTGTCTCGGTTGCAGACGCTGATGCGCTGAAATTCGAAGAAGGCCCACCGCTGACGATTGTGGGAAACCTGCAATGGCCGCAGGAAACCGATGGTTTTACACCGGCCCCGGATCTGGGTGACAACATCTGGTTCGCCCGTGACGTCGCGGCCATGGCAGAAGCGCTGAAAACCGATCCAGTTCTAGTAGTACGCCGCGATGCGCCGCAATTAGGCGGTCCTTTGACGCCAATGCCTGTGGACACCAGCCTCATTCCGAACGATCACTTGCAATATGCGATCACTTGGTTTTCGCTCTCCGCCATCTGGCTTGCCATGACAGCCATCTTTTTGCGCCGTAACAGCGGCACCAACAAAAGCTGA
- a CDS encoding cytochrome c oxidase subunit 3, which yields MAHEKNHDYHILNPSIWPLLGALAGFFMLFGAVLWMQGITPFMFWAGFVAVLYVMFGWWSEVVAESKIGDHTPVVRIGLRYGFILFIMSEVMFFAAWFWSFFKHAIYPMNEYVGSEYIPPYVYPVDALHLPLINTLVLLLSGCAVTWAHHALVHENNRRDLIWGLAIGIILGIAFTGLQAYEYAHLLHEGWEFGGDKFYSNFFMATGFHGAHVIIGTIFLTVCLIRAMKGHFTPEKHVGFEAAAWYWHFVDVVWLFLFFAVYMWGVPG from the coding sequence ATGGCCCACGAAAAGAACCACGATTATCATATTCTGAACCCCTCAATCTGGCCACTTCTGGGCGCGCTTGCCGGGTTTTTCATGCTCTTTGGCGCTGTCTTGTGGATGCAGGGTATCACGCCCTTCATGTTCTGGGCCGGCTTTGTGGCCGTGCTGTACGTGATGTTTGGGTGGTGGTCCGAAGTGGTCGCCGAAAGCAAGATCGGGGACCACACGCCCGTGGTGCGGATCGGTCTGCGCTACGGCTTTATTCTGTTCATCATGTCAGAAGTGATGTTCTTTGCCGCGTGGTTTTGGTCGTTCTTCAAGCATGCAATTTACCCGATGAACGAATATGTCGGCTCTGAATACATTCCGCCCTACGTCTATCCTGTGGACGCACTACACCTGCCGTTGATCAATACGCTGGTGTTGTTGTTGTCGGGCTGCGCTGTCACTTGGGCGCACCACGCCTTGGTACATGAAAACAATCGCCGCGATCTGATCTGGGGTCTTGCCATCGGCATCATCCTCGGGATCGCTTTTACTGGCCTGCAAGCCTATGAATACGCGCATCTGTTGCACGAAGGCTGGGAATTTGGCGGAGACAAGTTCTACTCCAACTTCTTCATGGCTACGGGTTTTCACGGCGCGCATGTGATCATTGGAACGATCTTTTTAACGGTCTGTCTCATCCGCGCGATGAAGGGGCATTTCACCCCTGAAAAACACGTGGGTTTTGAGGCCGCCGCCTGGTACTGGCACTTCGTTGATGTGGTCTGGCTGTTCCTGTTCTTTGCTGTCTACATGTGGGGCGTTCCGGGTTAA